Proteins encoded in a region of the Eretmochelys imbricata isolate rEreImb1 chromosome 10, rEreImb1.hap1, whole genome shotgun sequence genome:
- the TMC7 gene encoding transmembrane channel-like protein 7 isoform X3 — MTSLFYGYYTIDMVQLKVIKYNVPLAYLLTTLVCLSLSLIWIVKRSVEGFKQNLVREEDQFQSYCNKIFAGWDFCITDLNASWLKHSSLQYELKTDLAEERLRQKKADRTTEEKLRIYCLRLFLNIFVLALLSVCFYSIYRATIYSQENISNDSIKMMFEGNLLVQYLPSIVITLANFIAPLFFSYIIRLEEYSPAFEIRLTLMRCVFVRLANIGVLLFSLWNRISCGNEKCKPCGYNYELYPCWESRVGQEMYKLMIFDFIIIFAVAVFVDFPRKLLVTYYSCKPIQWCGLQEFGIPENVLEIVYGQTICWIGIFYSPVLPAIATVKYFIVFYIKKISLMHTCRPSKRPVRASSSNFFFLVVLLIGLVLAFIPLGLSMTYFRPSKACGPFVNFNSSWDVVPHTIQGFPTALQKVLNGIASEAFAVPFFMVICLIMFYFIALAGAHKRVVDQLREQLVMESRDKLFLIRKLTEAQKHS, encoded by the exons ATGACGAGTCTGTTCTATGGATATTACACAATAGATATGGTACAGTTGAAAGTCATTAAATACAATGTGCCACTTGCGTACTTGCTGACTACACTTGTCTGTCTCTCATTAAGTCTTATCTGGATAGTGAAAAG GTCTGTGGAAGGGTTTAAACAAAACTTGGTACGTGAGGAAGATCAATTTCAGAGTTACTGCAACAAAATCTTTGCAGGCTGGGACTTCTGCATTACAGACCTGAATGCTTCGTGGCTGAAACATAGTAGTTTACAATATGAACTAAAA ACAGACTTGGCGGAAGAAAGACTAAGGCAAAAAAAAGCTGACAGGACAACAGAAGAAAAGCTGCGCATCTACTGTCTAAGACTGTTTTTAAATATCTTTGTTCTTGCACTTTTGTCAGTATGCTTTTATTCTATCTACAGAGCAACCATCTACTCGCAAGAAAATATTTCCAAT GATAGCATCAAGATGATGTTTGAAGGTAATCTCTTGGTGCAATACTTGCCTTCCATAGTGATCACCCTGGCCAACTTTATTGCGCCTCTGTTTTTTTCATATATAATCCGTTTGGAAGAGTATTCACCAGCCTTTGAGATCAGGTTAACACTGATGCG GTGTGTCTTTGTGCGGCTGGCCAACATTGGTGTTCTTTTGTTTTCACTGTGGAATCGAATCTCATGTGGTAATGAAAAGTGTAAGCCCTGTGGATACAATTACGAGCTCTACCCA tgctgGGAATCTCGAGTTGGGCAGGAGATGTATAAGCTGATGATTTTTGATTTCATAATAATTTTTGCTGTGGCAGTGTTTGTTGACTTTCCTAGAAA gttGTTAGTTACCTATTACTCTTGTAAACCAATTCAGTGGTGCGGCCTGCAGGAATTTGGAATTCCTGAAAATGTACTGGAAATTGTTTATGGGCAGACAATCTGCTGGATTGGAATCTTTTATTCACCCGTTCTTCCTGCTATAgcaactgtaaaatattttatcGTCTTTTACATAAAAAAG ATAAGTTTGATGCATACGTGTAGACCTTCAAAGAGGCCTGTCAGAGCATCAAGCTCTAATTTCTTCTTCCTGGTGGTGCTGTTGATTGGGCTTGTATTGGCTTTTATTCCTTTGGGACTCAGCATGACATA CTTCCGCCCCTCTAAAGCATGTGGGCCATTCGTTAATTTTAACAGTTCGTGGGATGTTGTTCCACATACAATACAAGGGTTTCCAACAGCTCTGCAGAAGGTCCTTAATGGTATAGCTTCAGAAGCATTTGCAGTGCCTTTCTTTATGGTTATCTG CCTTATTATGTTCTATTTCATTGCCTTGGCTGGAGCACATAAACGGGTTGTTGATCAGCTCAGGGAACAGTTGGTTATG GAGAGTCGTGACAAACTGTTCCTAATCAGAAAGCTAACTGAAGCTCAGAAGCATAGTTGA
- the TMC7 gene encoding transmembrane channel-like protein 7 isoform X4 — protein MVAQVFGWDFCITDLNASWLKHSSLQYELKTDLAEERLRQKKADRTTEEKLRIYCLRLFLNIFVLALLSVCFYSIYRATIYSQENISNDSIKMMFEGNLLVQYLPSIVITLANFIAPLFFSYIIRLEEYSPAFEIRLTLMRCVFVRLANIGVLLFSLWNRISCGNEKCKPCGYNYELYPCWESRVGQEMYKLMIFDFIIIFAVAVFVDFPRKLLVTYYSCKPIQWCGLQEFGIPENVLEIVYGQTICWIGIFYSPVLPAIATVKYFIVFYIKKISLMHTCRPSKRPVRASSSNFFFLVVLLIGLVLAFIPLGLSMTYFRPSKACGPFVNFNSSWDVVPHTIQGFPTALQKVLNGIASEAFAVPFFMVICLIMFYFIALAGAHKRVVDQLREQLVMESRDKLFLIRKLTEAQKHS, from the exons ATGGTTGCTCAAGTTTTTG GCTGGGACTTCTGCATTACAGACCTGAATGCTTCGTGGCTGAAACATAGTAGTTTACAATATGAACTAAAA ACAGACTTGGCGGAAGAAAGACTAAGGCAAAAAAAAGCTGACAGGACAACAGAAGAAAAGCTGCGCATCTACTGTCTAAGACTGTTTTTAAATATCTTTGTTCTTGCACTTTTGTCAGTATGCTTTTATTCTATCTACAGAGCAACCATCTACTCGCAAGAAAATATTTCCAAT GATAGCATCAAGATGATGTTTGAAGGTAATCTCTTGGTGCAATACTTGCCTTCCATAGTGATCACCCTGGCCAACTTTATTGCGCCTCTGTTTTTTTCATATATAATCCGTTTGGAAGAGTATTCACCAGCCTTTGAGATCAGGTTAACACTGATGCG GTGTGTCTTTGTGCGGCTGGCCAACATTGGTGTTCTTTTGTTTTCACTGTGGAATCGAATCTCATGTGGTAATGAAAAGTGTAAGCCCTGTGGATACAATTACGAGCTCTACCCA tgctgGGAATCTCGAGTTGGGCAGGAGATGTATAAGCTGATGATTTTTGATTTCATAATAATTTTTGCTGTGGCAGTGTTTGTTGACTTTCCTAGAAA gttGTTAGTTACCTATTACTCTTGTAAACCAATTCAGTGGTGCGGCCTGCAGGAATTTGGAATTCCTGAAAATGTACTGGAAATTGTTTATGGGCAGACAATCTGCTGGATTGGAATCTTTTATTCACCCGTTCTTCCTGCTATAgcaactgtaaaatattttatcGTCTTTTACATAAAAAAG ATAAGTTTGATGCATACGTGTAGACCTTCAAAGAGGCCTGTCAGAGCATCAAGCTCTAATTTCTTCTTCCTGGTGGTGCTGTTGATTGGGCTTGTATTGGCTTTTATTCCTTTGGGACTCAGCATGACATA CTTCCGCCCCTCTAAAGCATGTGGGCCATTCGTTAATTTTAACAGTTCGTGGGATGTTGTTCCACATACAATACAAGGGTTTCCAACAGCTCTGCAGAAGGTCCTTAATGGTATAGCTTCAGAAGCATTTGCAGTGCCTTTCTTTATGGTTATCTG CCTTATTATGTTCTATTTCATTGCCTTGGCTGGAGCACATAAACGGGTTGTTGATCAGCTCAGGGAACAGTTGGTTATG GAGAGTCGTGACAAACTGTTCCTAATCAGAAAGCTAACTGAAGCTCAGAAGCATAGTTGA